The Candidatus Latescibacterota bacterium genome has a segment encoding these proteins:
- a CDS encoding succinate dehydrogenase iron-sulfur subunit → MAMITFKINRYNPDDEKRGHFVQEYQLDVPKGYTVLDCLNDIKWKLDGTLTFRRSCRSGICGSCAMTMNGVNNLACETQALALNCDTIAIEPLRGYPVVKDLVVSLDPIVRGLMAVKPYLMTKTPPPTDQERLQSPEEREKLDGLYECILCGSCTSSCPSFWADKEYVGPHAFLKAYRFVADTRDECPGEHLEPIDDKHGLWRCHTIFNCVEACPKDLNPTKAIAELKKELVRGKLG, encoded by the coding sequence ATGGCAATGATTACTTTCAAGATCAATCGCTATAATCCGGATGACGAGAAGCGGGGTCATTTCGTACAGGAATACCAGCTCGATGTTCCAAAGGGATATACAGTCCTCGACTGCCTCAACGACATCAAGTGGAAACTGGACGGAACCCTTACCTTCAGACGATCCTGCAGGAGCGGCATCTGCGGTTCCTGTGCCATGACGATGAACGGCGTCAACAACCTGGCATGCGAGACTCAGGCGCTGGCTTTGAACTGCGACACGATCGCCATCGAACCGTTGAGGGGCTACCCGGTGGTCAAGGATCTGGTCGTTTCCCTCGACCCGATCGTGCGAGGCCTTATGGCGGTCAAGCCGTACCTGATGACGAAGACTCCTCCGCCGACCGACCAGGAGAGGCTGCAGAGCCCGGAAGAAAGAGAGAAGCTCGACGGACTCTACGAATGCATACTCTGCGGGTCATGTACCTCGTCCTGCCCGTCTTTCTGGGCGGACAAGGAATATGTCGGTCCGCACGCTTTTCTCAAGGCTTACAGGTTCGTCGCCGATACGCGCGATGAATGTCCCGGCGAACATCTGGAACCGATCGACGACAAGCACGGCCTATGGCGCTGCCACACGATCTTCAACTGTGTGGAGGCCTGTCCCAAGGACCTCAATCCGACAAAGGCCATTGCCGAACTGAAAAAGGAACTGGTCAGGGGCAAGCTGGGTTGA
- a CDS encoding isoaspartyl peptidase/L-asparaginase — protein MSEISRRSFIKMSAALGAAGSFVPLGSALGKTGSENIMKDNPVVISTWKHGIPANDAAWKLLSSGGSALDAVEQGVRVPEADPEVTSVGYGGYPDEDCRVTLDACIMGPDGSTGSVAFIEGYKHPISIARKVMEETDHDMIVGKGAEEFARKHGFKKVDLLTEKARDGWMKWKAKMSDQDDWLPKKENHDTIGMVALDAKGQLAGACTTSGLAFKIHGRVGDSPIIGAGMYVDNEVGAVAATGRGEAVIRVCGSFLVVELMRQGMSPQEACREALERIIEKHGGKTDFQVGFVALNRGGEHGAMSLAKGFEYALAAGGRNELYKAEYIKD, from the coding sequence ATGTCGGAGATATCCAGACGCAGTTTCATAAAGATGTCCGCCGCACTTGGAGCGGCTGGAAGCTTTGTACCCCTTGGCTCGGCCCTGGGAAAGACGGGATCTGAAAATATTATGAAAGACAATCCTGTTGTGATATCTACATGGAAACATGGGATTCCGGCAAATGACGCTGCCTGGAAGTTGCTTTCGTCAGGTGGATCTGCTCTGGACGCCGTTGAACAGGGAGTGAGGGTGCCGGAGGCTGATCCCGAGGTGACAAGTGTCGGCTATGGCGGCTATCCAGATGAGGATTGCAGGGTCACGTTGGACGCCTGCATAATGGGGCCTGACGGTTCTACCGGTTCTGTCGCTTTCATCGAGGGATACAAGCATCCGATATCGATAGCAAGAAAGGTGATGGAGGAGACGGACCACGATATGATCGTGGGAAAGGGAGCCGAAGAATTTGCCAGAAAGCACGGTTTTAAAAAGGTCGATCTTCTCACCGAGAAGGCGAGGGACGGGTGGATGAAATGGAAGGCGAAGATGAGTGACCAGGACGACTGGCTGCCGAAAAAGGAAAATCATGATACTATAGGCATGGTGGCTCTGGACGCGAAGGGGCAGCTGGCCGGCGCGTGCACCACATCGGGGCTGGCCTTCAAGATACATGGCAGAGTCGGGGATTCTCCCATCATAGGCGCCGGAATGTATGTCGATAACGAGGTCGGTGCCGTAGCTGCTACCGGAAGAGGAGAGGCCGTCATCAGGGTCTGCGGTTCATTTCTTGTAGTCGAGTTAATGAGGCAGGGTATGTCGCCGCAGGAAGCCTGCAGAGAGGCGCTGGAGAGGATCATCGAGAAGCACGGGGGGAAGACCGATTTTCAGGTCGGATTCGTCGCCCTCAACAGAGGTGGGGAACATGGCGCTATGTCTCTGGCAAAAGGATTCGAATATGCCCTTGCGGCTGGCGGCAGGAACGAATTATATAAAGCTGAGTATATTAAAGATTGA
- the pyrE gene encoding orotate phosphoribosyltransferase, with translation MNKREELKQIIIDRSIRKGDFTLASGRKSSYYINGKMTTLHSRGLYLAASVLLDSFDEIEYDAFGGPVIGADPIVGALLAVAAERGLEKEGLLVRKEAKGHGTQKMVEGNITEGMRVIILEDVVTTGGSLLKAADAVVAEGGIIAGIHVLVDREEGATEGISAAGYEFKSLFKVSELL, from the coding sequence TTGAACAAACGGGAAGAACTCAAACAGATCATTATCGACCGTTCTATCAGGAAGGGCGATTTCACTCTGGCATCGGGAAGAAAAAGTTCCTATTACATCAACGGCAAGATGACGACCCTGCATTCCAGGGGGCTTTACCTTGCTGCTTCTGTCCTCCTCGACTCGTTCGATGAGATCGAATACGATGCTTTCGGCGGACCGGTCATCGGCGCCGATCCGATAGTCGGAGCCCTTCTGGCGGTCGCCGCGGAGAGAGGCCTTGAAAAAGAGGGCCTGCTCGTACGCAAAGAGGCCAAGGGGCACGGAACACAGAAGATGGTCGAGGGAAACATCACTGAAGGTATGCGTGTGATCATCCTCGAAGACGTCGTCACGACCGGGGGATCGCTGCTGAAAGCCGCCGATGCCGTCGTCGCCGAGGGCGGGATAATCGCGGGCATCCACGTACTGGTCGACAGGGAAGAAGGTGCCACAGAAGGCATCTCCGCCGCGGGGTATGAGTTCAAGTCTCTTTTCAAGGTCAGTGAGCTGCTGTAA
- a CDS encoding family 43 glycosylhydrolase produces the protein MRSSILFLLLIQMVFQLCGAASTTAAGSGDLSSGVISVGPDERLSRATTYEHPGDPALMASFDFEGPVFVEYGSMIKDHAFIFADGLYHLIYITDGEKSFGHATSVDLKDWTLHERVLWAEPEFNRIYAPHIVEFSDIPGYYLMYYTGVNDHISQETCLAFSTGDLSAWIPAVPERFEPYHPDTAWALWDETSWSNCRDPFFFIDTDDTGYLLNTATAKGNFGAISLARFDGFFDYEDIGPLYTHNNWHALESPFMIYRSGRYHLFFVEEEVGGISHMSSPSLQGGWDITYRAIIDNGHACELLDAGGGEYLFSRHSAYALPDGESLYSIRIDTLGWTGDLPEIRIEDPLGSAWTILRGTAFDRQPVFGDNPGWRGVDSVDVDFEGNWWIGTFERFDGPVLGALPGSFQGDGPTGAIRSGTFIVTGRSMRLLVGGGHYPETCYVALFDAATGTMLFSETGRGTDAMDERCWDLKGLRGSEVYLEIVDDSSLPFGHINVDGIFESPFPFQPALPPDEDGPPEKDIDDPKKGATNAVLIPTISMSSHPNPFNPATIIELSGLEPARYGVRIYDISGRLVRVLDVTASTDGRGSVRWNGLDSGGGPVVSGIYVAAAARNGKILSVHKLVLMR, from the coding sequence TTGAGATCATCGATTCTATTTCTGCTTCTTATCCAGATGGTATTTCAATTATGCGGTGCGGCATCCACCACTGCCGCAGGCAGCGGCGATCTCTCCTCCGGTGTTATCTCAGTCGGTCCTGACGAACGACTCAGCAGGGCGACCACCTATGAACATCCCGGAGACCCGGCCCTCATGGCTTCGTTCGATTTCGAGGGGCCGGTATTCGTCGAATATGGTTCGATGATAAAGGATCACGCGTTCATATTCGCCGACGGCCTCTACCACCTGATATATATCACCGATGGAGAAAAATCTTTTGGACATGCGACATCTGTCGACCTCAAAGACTGGACCCTGCACGAAAGGGTCCTGTGGGCGGAACCGGAATTCAACAGGATCTATGCTCCACATATCGTCGAGTTCTCCGACATACCGGGCTACTACCTGATGTACTATACCGGTGTGAACGATCATATCTCGCAGGAGACCTGCCTCGCCTTCTCGACCGGAGACCTGTCAGCCTGGATCCCGGCTGTTCCCGAGAGGTTTGAACCTTACCACCCGGACACGGCCTGGGCTCTCTGGGACGAGACGAGCTGGTCGAACTGCCGCGACCCCTTCTTCTTTATCGACACGGACGATACGGGCTACCTTCTGAACACGGCAACGGCGAAAGGTAATTTCGGAGCGATATCTCTCGCCCGTTTTGATGGATTCTTCGACTATGAGGACATCGGCCCCCTGTACACGCACAATAACTGGCACGCGCTGGAAAGCCCGTTCATGATTTACCGTTCAGGCAGGTACCACCTGTTCTTCGTGGAAGAGGAAGTCGGCGGAATATCGCATATGTCGTCGCCTTCACTCCAGGGTGGTTGGGATATCACATATCGGGCGATAATCGATAACGGCCATGCCTGTGAACTCCTGGATGCAGGCGGAGGCGAATACCTCTTCTCCCGCCACAGCGCATATGCACTTCCGGATGGAGAGAGCCTCTATTCCATTCGCATAGATACACTCGGATGGACCGGCGACCTGCCGGAAATACGCATAGAGGATCCTCTGGGCTCTGCCTGGACGATCCTTCGTGGAACGGCATTCGACAGACAACCTGTCTTTGGCGACAATCCCGGATGGCGTGGAGTGGACAGTGTGGATGTCGACTTTGAAGGCAACTGGTGGATAGGCACCTTCGAAAGATTTGACGGTCCCGTTCTCGGCGCCCTTCCAGGCTCCTTCCAGGGCGATGGCCCGACCGGTGCGATAAGGTCCGGAACATTTATCGTCACGGGGCGATCCATGAGACTCCTCGTCGGTGGCGGTCATTATCCAGAGACATGCTACGTGGCTCTCTTCGACGCGGCGACAGGAACCATGCTCTTCAGCGAGACGGGCCGGGGTACTGACGCCATGGACGAAAGATGTTGGGATCTCAAGGGCTTGAGAGGCAGTGAAGTCTATCTCGAGATAGTAGACGACTCGAGTCTGCCTTTCGGACATATCAACGTGGATGGAATATTTGAATCTCCTTTCCCCTTTCAGCCCGCACTTCCACCGGATGAAGACGGTCCGCCTGAAAAAGATATAGACGATCCGAAAAAAGGGGCAACGAACGCAGTTCTGATTCCGACGATCTCCATGTCATCTCATCCGAACCCTTTCAACCCGGCGACGATCATCGAACTTTCCGGACTTGAACCGGCCCGGTACGGAGTCAGAATATATGATATATCGGGCAGGCTCGTAAGGGTACTCGACGTCACAGCTTCCACTGACGGCAGGGGTTCTGTCCGATGGAACGGTCTTGACAGCGGGGGCGGACCAGTCGTTTCCGGCATTTACGTCGCGGCGGCAGCAAGGAATGGGAAGATACTCTCGGTCCACAAACTGGTTCTGATGAGATAA
- a CDS encoding T9SS type A sorting domain-containing protein, producing MYSKTVLFTGMVLCLILSTSSPALSSIQLTGNFNGITCEPDDPANDMTDLGDHEFIKLKFINEPGDPDTIFFKFTKDNSYMPEHWGWSFSEGWGIADLDWSPPSIAAVLPDSGFYYFHFNDTTYAYSLSRPDAAIEGIVHSNLPTGVPAGTKVSLFDQEYGLIGMYEEFTDSSFSFSPLPEATFYLVAAAPGYRDTTITDIQTYQGNVEYIDITLEPLTSVMISSAFTENIDGGVMLIWSTSCCDAKTGFDIYRGTTPDLLAMERRNIDPIRSSIPEFRFFDSCEDTDIDHYYYIVELNVDDPTRYGPVLAPASMARMTSSLGQNYPNPFNPATTIPYYVSTNDQNARIMIAFYDVAGRVVDRYDIGTRPAGSHSFDWNPSLSHGRNIPSGVYYCRLTVGKDVFTRKMIMLR from the coding sequence ATGTACTCCAAAACGGTGCTTTTCACCGGTATGGTCCTTTGTCTGATATTATCGACATCATCCCCTGCCCTTTCTTCCATCCAGCTCACGGGCAATTTCAACGGCATCACCTGTGAACCGGACGACCCGGCCAATGATATGACCGACCTGGGCGACCACGAGTTCATCAAACTGAAATTCATAAACGAGCCCGGCGATCCCGATACGATCTTTTTCAAATTCACAAAAGACAACAGCTACATGCCCGAACACTGGGGATGGTCTTTCTCCGAGGGTTGGGGCATCGCCGATCTCGACTGGTCCCCGCCGAGCATCGCGGCTGTACTGCCGGACAGCGGTTTCTATTATTTCCATTTCAACGACACGACATACGCTTACTCCCTGTCGCGTCCCGATGCGGCTATCGAAGGTATCGTCCATTCGAATCTACCCACGGGAGTCCCTGCGGGCACAAAAGTCTCGTTGTTTGACCAGGAATACGGCCTCATCGGCATGTACGAGGAATTCACCGATTCGTCATTCAGTTTCTCGCCTCTTCCCGAGGCCACATTCTACCTTGTCGCGGCAGCGCCCGGATACAGGGACACTACTATCACCGATATTCAGACTTATCAGGGTAATGTCGAGTATATCGATATCACCCTCGAACCATTGACTTCCGTGATGATATCGTCGGCATTCACCGAGAATATCGATGGAGGCGTGATGCTCATATGGAGCACATCATGCTGCGACGCGAAAACGGGATTCGACATCTACCGGGGTACTACACCCGACCTGCTGGCAATGGAAAGACGCAACATCGATCCGATCCGTTCATCCATACCGGAGTTCAGATTTTTCGACAGCTGTGAAGATACAGACATTGACCACTATTACTATATTGTGGAACTCAACGTTGACGACCCGACACGCTACGGTCCGGTACTGGCTCCGGCCAGCATGGCCCGGATGACGAGTTCGCTGGGGCAGAACTATCCGAACCCGTTCAACCCGGCCACGACCATACCCTACTACGTGTCGACTAATGATCAGAACGCCAGGATAATGATCGCTTTCTACGACGTAGCAGGAAGAGTCGTGGACAGATACGACATCGGCACAAGACCTGCGGGTAGCCACTCATTTGACTGGAACCCGTCTCTCTCTCACGGAAGGAACATTCCTTCCGGTGTTTATTATTGCAGGCTGACCGTCGGCAAGGACGTTTTCACTCGAAAGATGATCATGCTCAGATGA
- a CDS encoding tetratricopeptide repeat protein, whose protein sequence is MQISSGAKGRRGVTTMIEQDTFESREYFDKALKMIARGEYAEASGLIEDALKISPENPLYISCMGLCIGMRGNTFVGEKMCRKAMGMPKTPDATFNVNLGRILLKQGNREGARNCFTKAYSIDNTHSPAALELSRMGVRKKPVLSCIRRDHPINIWLGKLRHRIRVMKNPGLKKL, encoded by the coding sequence ATGCAAATATCCTCAGGTGCGAAAGGCAGGCGCGGTGTGACCACGATGATCGAACAGGATACATTCGAGTCGCGGGAATATTTTGATAAAGCTTTGAAGATGATCGCGCGTGGAGAGTACGCGGAGGCTTCCGGCCTGATAGAGGATGCATTGAAGATATCGCCTGAGAACCCTCTGTACATCTCCTGTATGGGCCTCTGTATCGGAATGCGGGGAAATACATTTGTCGGCGAGAAGATGTGCAGGAAGGCGATGGGGATGCCCAAAACCCCGGATGCGACATTCAATGTCAACCTCGGGAGGATCCTTCTGAAGCAGGGAAACAGGGAAGGGGCGAGGAATTGTTTCACGAAGGCTTACAGTATTGATAACACACATTCGCCCGCGGCACTCGAGTTGTCCAGGATGGGTGTGAGAAAAAAACCTGTTCTTTCCTGCATCCGCAGAGACCATCCCATAAATATCTGGTTGGGGAAGCTCAGGCACAGGATCAGGGTGATGAAGAATCCCGGCCTGAAAAAGCTCTAG
- a CDS encoding tetratricopeptide repeat protein, translating into MARSRPLFTFLLLIVSACYLVGAGCTSYSEGPGWDESRQDADLRILSLIASEDFAAVLAITDSLVLEGRDDPRLKGQRGLALGMTGKVDEATAIFEESLLEDYASCENHLNFAVMLMKVGKTGRALTEFREARRFCGEANEPMILRNLAVGQLKMGRVEAASKLVDEGLSLSSEDSYLLGLKAMLVADSKPVKAESLFVKSERAGGMNSDFLYQLGLLFLRTGRPSSAARSLTAVVEERPRDLEVNLNYAEALIRSGRLDEAGFVLVGMRRWTDDTGVTDKFARVLFRQEKYADALSLFRELPGDPETRDRIAMCLHNMGRSSEAIGIQKKVVAERPEWTVGLVNYSAILGALGELKEAEKILIRVLQLEPGNATARVNLDILRKAIEESAR; encoded by the coding sequence ATGGCCCGTTCGCGACCACTGTTTACATTTCTGCTGCTGATCGTTTCAGCCTGCTATCTTGTCGGGGCAGGATGCACCTCCTACTCTGAAGGACCGGGATGGGACGAATCGAGGCAGGATGCTGATCTGCGGATACTGTCGCTGATAGCCAGTGAGGATTTTGCCGCTGTACTCGCGATTACCGACAGTCTTGTCCTGGAGGGACGTGATGATCCGCGGCTGAAGGGGCAGAGAGGACTCGCCCTGGGAATGACGGGAAAGGTAGACGAGGCTACCGCCATCTTCGAAGAATCCCTACTGGAGGATTATGCCAGCTGCGAAAATCATCTGAATTTCGCTGTGATGCTGATGAAGGTCGGGAAGACAGGGAGAGCGCTGACCGAGTTCAGAGAGGCAAGGAGGTTCTGCGGAGAGGCGAATGAGCCGATGATCCTCCGGAACCTTGCGGTCGGGCAACTGAAGATGGGCAGGGTGGAGGCCGCCTCTAAACTGGTCGACGAGGGTTTGTCCCTCTCTTCCGAAGATTCGTATCTGCTCGGTCTAAAGGCGATGCTTGTCGCCGATTCAAAGCCGGTGAAGGCGGAGAGCCTCTTCGTGAAGTCGGAGAGAGCCGGCGGGATGAACAGCGATTTTCTCTATCAGCTGGGGCTGTTGTTTCTCCGGACCGGCCGTCCCTCCAGCGCCGCTCGATCGCTCACTGCTGTCGTTGAAGAACGTCCACGTGACCTGGAAGTGAATCTGAACTATGCGGAGGCCCTCATCCGTTCGGGCAGGTTGGACGAGGCCGGCTTCGTACTTGTCGGGATGAGGAGATGGACGGACGACACGGGCGTGACCGACAAGTTCGCAAGGGTCCTTTTCAGACAGGAGAAATATGCAGATGCGCTTTCTCTGTTCAGGGAACTGCCGGGAGATCCGGAAACCCGGGACAGGATAGCCATGTGTCTCCACAATATGGGAAGATCCTCCGAGGCGATAGGGATACAGAAGAAAGTAGTAGCCGAGAGACCGGAATGGACCGTCGGACTGGTCAACTACTCTGCCATATTAGGCGCGCTGGGTGAATTGAAAGAAGCTGAAAAGATCCTGATCAGGGTGCTTCAGCTCGAACCCGGTAACGCGACAGCCAGGGTGAACCTCGATATTCTGAGAAAGGCCATTGAAGAGTCAGCGAGATGA
- a CDS encoding zinc ribbon domain-containing protein: MFCQQCGEEIEEGSAFCVYCGKSAKGESNGRGMYGHELTRLKIPNDTRNPGVAASIGFFLGWIFLGPVGYIYLGQWNWFWLTFVIQVFAVPLTAGVAYMLLPIVFAIHQYQMGKELNEMVVAERVEMQNNKREQAGFSEEDLDQTMMQPQAHHDEGVPGEEE; this comes from the coding sequence ATGTTCTGTCAGCAATGTGGAGAAGAAATCGAAGAAGGCAGCGCCTTCTGCGTCTACTGCGGCAAATCCGCAAAGGGCGAGAGCAATGGAAGAGGAATGTACGGGCATGAGTTGACCAGGCTCAAGATCCCGAACGATACAAGGAATCCTGGCGTGGCGGCTTCGATAGGGTTTTTCCTGGGCTGGATATTTCTCGGCCCGGTGGGGTACATCTATCTCGGACAATGGAACTGGTTCTGGCTGACCTTTGTGATTCAGGTCTTTGCCGTACCATTGACTGCCGGAGTGGCATATATGCTTCTTCCCATAGTGTTCGCGATACACCAGTACCAGATGGGCAAGGAACTGAACGAGATGGTCGTCGCCGAACGAGTGGAGATGCAGAACAATAAACGTGAACAGGCCGGATTTTCCGAGGAGGACCTCGATCAGACCATGATGCAGCCGCAAGCGCATCATGATGAAGGTGTTCCAGGAGAGGAAGAATAA
- a CDS encoding replication-associated recombination protein A: MEQDLFSQNVPRPLAERMRPRVLDDFVGQDEIIGEGKILRRILEKGRLESSIIFWGPPGCGKTTLAHLIANSVDSHFEFFSAVTSGIADVRKIVGEADSRLKLHEKRTILFVDEIHRFNKAQQDAFLPHIENGTIVLIGATTENPSFEVISPLLSRCRVFILGQLTEDDVVSIMKRAIGDGERGFGRTKIEVLDEDLHYLAHLAAGDARTALNAFEMVVQSLDDGSGKIVLDREAIEEAAQKKMIFYDKKGEHHFNIISALHKSIRGGDPDAGLYWLARMLEAGEDPLYIARRLVRFASEDIGNADPGALTTALNAVETVRFLGMPEGKLALAQTVTFLATAPKSNALYTAYKQAADDVRDHGPLPVPLWIRNAPTKLMKDAGYGKGYEYPHDDPDGVSGQEYFPEELRGSVYYRPVERGFEREIIKRMNYWKNLRKKKG; encoded by the coding sequence ATGGAACAGGATCTTTTCTCACAGAACGTACCAAGGCCCCTTGCCGAACGAATGCGGCCAAGAGTCCTCGACGATTTTGTCGGTCAGGATGAGATAATAGGCGAGGGGAAGATCCTCCGCCGCATCCTCGAAAAGGGCAGGCTCGAATCCTCGATAATATTCTGGGGACCACCGGGATGCGGCAAGACGACGCTGGCCCACCTCATCGCGAATTCCGTAGATTCTCATTTCGAATTTTTTTCCGCGGTCACCTCAGGTATAGCCGATGTGCGAAAGATCGTCGGCGAGGCCGATTCGAGACTGAAGCTCCATGAAAAACGCACGATTCTTTTTGTCGACGAGATCCACCGATTCAACAAGGCCCAGCAGGACGCATTTCTGCCACATATAGAGAACGGCACGATAGTACTTATCGGGGCCACCACAGAGAATCCGAGTTTTGAGGTCATATCGCCCCTTCTTTCGAGGTGCAGAGTATTCATCCTTGGGCAGCTTACAGAGGATGATGTCGTATCCATAATGAAAAGGGCGATCGGCGACGGGGAGAGAGGGTTTGGCCGGACGAAGATAGAAGTCCTGGACGAAGATCTTCATTATCTGGCGCATCTTGCTGCCGGAGATGCCAGGACCGCGCTGAACGCTTTCGAGATGGTCGTTCAATCGCTGGATGATGGTTCGGGGAAGATCGTTCTCGACAGGGAGGCCATAGAGGAAGCCGCCCAGAAGAAGATGATCTTCTACGACAAGAAGGGCGAACACCACTTCAATATCATATCGGCTCTTCACAAAAGTATTCGCGGGGGTGATCCCGACGCGGGACTGTATTGGCTGGCGAGGATGCTCGAGGCCGGAGAGGATCCCCTGTATATAGCTAGAAGGCTCGTGAGGTTCGCCTCGGAGGATATCGGCAACGCGGACCCGGGCGCCCTGACGACGGCGTTGAACGCGGTGGAGACGGTAAGGTTCCTGGGGATGCCGGAGGGGAAGCTTGCCCTTGCCCAGACAGTGACTTTCCTTGCTACTGCCCCAAAGAGCAATGCCCTCTATACCGCCTACAAGCAGGCCGCTGACGATGTCCGTGACCACGGTCCCCTGCCCGTTCCCCTGTGGATACGAAATGCTCCCACGAAGCTTATGAAGGATGCCGGGTACGGAAAGGGATACGAGTATCCACATGACGACCCCGACGGCGTCTCGGGACAGGAATATTTTCCCGAGGAACTCAGGGGAAGCGTCTATTACAGGCCGGTGGAGAGAGGTTTCGAACGGGAGATCATCAAGAGGATGAATTACTGGAAAAACCTCAGAAAGAAAAAGGGCTGA
- a CDS encoding response regulator — MNTYNDSLGVKNILVAEDDKDLRRLLQFDLESGGFKVSLAENGKVALDMIRENKPDCIILDVMMPVMDGFEACKRLKSINSTRDIPIIFLTARGATEDKVKAMGFEADDYMIKPFDFKELIARINLQISKKEMKSYDVEHASEKALKEVSERMSDKLAIPLDIIRRELLTLMEKSDGDLAAIESVRRCESSRRQIREVLADMQREINPFFDLEPEEEVVKL; from the coding sequence TTGAATACATATAATGATAGTCTGGGTGTTAAGAACATCCTGGTAGCCGAAGACGATAAGGATCTCAGGCGTCTGCTGCAATTCGATCTCGAATCAGGCGGGTTCAAGGTAAGTCTGGCAGAGAACGGCAAGGTAGCCCTGGATATGATCAGGGAAAACAAGCCGGACTGTATCATCCTCGATGTGATGATGCCTGTGATGGACGGCTTCGAGGCATGCAAGAGGCTCAAATCCATCAATTCCACGAGGGATATTCCCATCATCTTTCTCACCGCGAGGGGAGCCACCGAGGACAAGGTCAAGGCTATGGGTTTCGAAGCGGACGACTACATGATCAAGCCGTTCGATTTCAAGGAGCTTATCGCCCGTATCAACCTGCAGATCTCCAAAAAGGAGATGAAGAGTTACGACGTCGAACATGCCAGCGAAAAGGCCCTGAAAGAAGTGAGTGAAAGGATGTCCGACAAATTAGCGATTCCTCTGGATATCATCAGGCGGGAGTTGTTGACGTTAATGGAGAAGTCCGATGGAGACCTTGCGGCGATCGAGTCGGTAAGGAGATGCGAATCGAGCCGGCGTCAGATCAGGGAAGTGCTGGCTGATATGCAGAGGGAAATCAATCCTTTCTTTGATCTGGAACCAGAAGAAGAGGTAGTTAAGCTCTGA
- a CDS encoding HAD family phosphatase yields MDKLEILRSILEGSRAVIFDFDNVIVDSEPFHYRAYSKVFGDRGHTIDKDDYWVEWTSKGGGAEKEIRRYDLGFDTMEIRAAKDPLYSSYCESGEIPVFPDAIRIIRSFHSSGFPLAIASGSYRRDIMALVEFNAIDGFFSAVVGKDGIEKTKPHPETYLRVATGLGLEPAECFAIEDAEKGVIAAHEAGMKVITVETEVTKGFDLGDPDLALSGLDELYRLMMEAGLEAGE; encoded by the coding sequence TTGGACAAGCTGGAAATACTCCGATCGATACTGGAGGGAAGCCGGGCCGTAATATTCGACTTCGATAATGTCATCGTCGACTCGGAGCCGTTCCATTACAGGGCCTATTCGAAAGTATTCGGCGACCGGGGCCACACGATAGACAAGGACGATTACTGGGTGGAATGGACATCGAAAGGAGGAGGAGCCGAGAAGGAGATCAGGAGATACGATCTCGGATTCGACACCATGGAGATCCGCGCTGCCAAGGATCCCCTCTACTCCTCTTATTGTGAATCCGGAGAGATCCCCGTATTTCCGGATGCGATCAGGATCATCCGCTCTTTTCATTCATCAGGGTTCCCGCTGGCCATAGCCTCTGGCTCATACAGGCGGGATATCATGGCTCTTGTGGAATTCAACGCGATCGACGGTTTCTTCAGCGCCGTCGTGGGCAAGGACGGCATCGAAAAGACGAAGCCTCACCCCGAGACCTATCTCCGGGTCGCAACTGGCCTCGGCCTGGAACCGGCTGAATGCTTCGCTATCGAGGACGCGGAAAAAGGAGTCATCGCCGCTCATGAGGCCGGGATGAAAGTGATTACGGTCGAGACGGAAGTCACGAAAGGATTTGATCTCGGCGACCCGGACCTGGCCCTTTCAGGACTCGATGAATTGTACCGTCTAATGATGGAAGCGGGGCTCGAAGCTGGTGAATGA